CCCACCTCGTCCAGCAGCTCGTCCACCGTGACGAAGGTGGCCTTGCGGGTGGACATCTTCACCTGTTTGCCGTCCCGGAGCAGGGTGACGAACTGGTGGATGACCGGCGTCACTTTGGCCGGATCGAAGCCCAGGGCCTTGACCCCGGCCAGGACGTCCGGCACGGTGGCGATGTGGTCGGAGCCGAAGACGTTCACCATCCAGTCGAAGCCGCGGCGGAACTTCTCGCGATGGTAGGCGATGTCCGGCAGGCGGTAGGTGGGCTCGCCGGAGGACTTCACGAGCACCCGGTCCTTGTCGAGGCCGAAGGAGGTGGCCCGGAGCCAGACCGCCCCTTCCTGCTCGTAGATGAGCCCCTGCTCCCGCAAGGCCCCCAGCACCTCATCGAGCTTCCCGTCTTCGTACAGGGTGTGCTCGTTGAAGAACGAGTCGAAAACGATGCCCAGGCGGGCCAGGGTGCCCTTGATATCGGCGAAGATCACCTCCTCCGCCTTGGCGGTGAAGGGCGCCACGGCTGCCACGTCCTTCAGGCGGTCGCCGTGCTCGTCTTTGAGGGCCTGGGCGATCTCCCGGATGTAGTCTCCCTGGTAGCCGTCCTCGGGGAAGACATGGGGCAGGCCAAGGATCTCCAGGTAGCGGGCCCGGGTGGACTCGCCCAGCACCCGCATCTGCCGGCCGCCATCGTTGTAGTAGTACTCCCGGGTGACAGCATGACCGGTGGCCGCCAGCAGGCGGGCGATGGCATCCCCCAGCACCGCCTGGCGGCCGTGTCCCACGGACAGAGGGCCGGTGGGGTTGGCCGAGACGAACTCCACCAGCACCGTGCGGCCGGCGCCGGCGGCAGACAGTCCGAAGGATTCGCCGGCTGCCAGCACGGCCGGCACCATCCCCTGCCAGACCGATGGCGCCACGAACAGGTTGATGAAGCCGGGACCGGCGATCTCCACCCGGGCCAGGAGGTCCTGGCG
The sequence above is a segment of the Thermodesulfobacteriota bacterium genome. Coding sequences within it:
- the argS gene encoding arginine--tRNA ligase, with the protein product MIRAQIEKLLAECCQDAVADGVLAPVPADLIRLEIPKLAAHGDFATNLAMVAAGREKKKPRPLAEELARRLAQRQDLLARVEIAGPGFINLFVAPSVWQGMVPAVLAAGESFGLSAAGAGRTVLVEFVSANPTGPLSVGHGRQAVLGDAIARLLAATGHAVTREYYYNDGGRQMRVLGESTRARYLEILGLPHVFPEDGYQGDYIREIAQALKDEHGDRLKDVAAVAPFTAKAEEVIFADIKGTLARLGIVFDSFFNEHTLYEDGKLDEVLGALREQGLIYEQEGAVWLRATSFGLDKDRVLVKSSGEPTYRLPDIAYHREKFRRGFDWMVNVFGSDHIATVPDVLAGVKALGFDPAKVTPVIHQFVTLLRDGKQVKMSTRKATFVTVDELLDEVG